A region from the Paraburkholderia youngii genome encodes:
- a CDS encoding xanthine dehydrogenase family protein molybdopterin-binding subunit, producing the protein MLTRRTFLLGGASALGGLLVGWGVLPPRQRLMTSTPLPTQGTQVALNGWVKIDTDNRVTIMVPKAEMGQGIHTGLAMLLAEELDADWSQVHVEEAPIDRIYNAVQSIVDDLPFRPDDDSYIRRGTVWITSKAVREIGTMMTGGSSSMNDLWTPMREAGASARVMLIGAAAERWDVPVRECRAEQGYVLHPRGHKATFGELSSVASGQPLPRSVVLKQPADFKLIGQPVRRIEAASKIDGAARFGIDVLPNGLVYASVVMCPTLGGTVAHFDATPAQKMPGFIKALAVRPYAGGTGGVAVIADNAFHAMNAVEAINVSWHHGEAAKLSSTEVDRHLVDALDHTDGHVYYDIGNVDNAMSRAARKIEAVYHAPYLAHGAVEPLNCTVQVADGAATVWVSTQMPRLARHHAAKVLDLDVDLVDVQTQLLGGAFGRRLELDFVAQAAAIAREADGRPVQTIWSRQQDFTHDFYRPACAAWLQAGFDEQGKLVAWHAKSAGQAIVPDALARYYGMPRIPIDKTTCEGAFDQPYEWPAARVSHKIVELPVPIGFWRSVGHSHQAFFTESFTDEAAAAAGQDPIAFRAMLLAQHPRHLAVLERVEKLSDWGRPLKPAADGARCARGVALHEAFGSVVAQVAEVSIGANRQIRVHRVVCVIDCGLPVNPNLIRQQMEGGIVFGLSSALQNEITIVNGQVQQKNFVDFPVVRMNVCPAIEVDIMPSQLHPQGVGEPGVPPIAPAVGNAVFALTGQRLRALPLRLA; encoded by the coding sequence ATGTTGACGCGCAGAACCTTTCTGCTTGGCGGCGCCAGTGCGTTGGGCGGGCTGCTGGTCGGCTGGGGCGTGCTGCCGCCGCGCCAGCGCCTGATGACGTCGACGCCGCTGCCGACGCAAGGCACGCAGGTCGCGCTGAACGGCTGGGTCAAGATCGATACCGACAACCGTGTGACGATCATGGTGCCGAAGGCCGAGATGGGGCAGGGCATCCATACGGGGCTGGCGATGCTGCTCGCCGAAGAGCTCGACGCCGACTGGTCGCAGGTGCACGTCGAAGAGGCGCCGATCGACCGGATCTACAACGCGGTGCAGAGCATCGTCGACGATCTGCCGTTTCGCCCGGACGACGACAGCTATATCCGGCGCGGCACCGTGTGGATTACGAGCAAGGCGGTGCGTGAGATCGGCACGATGATGACGGGCGGCTCGTCGAGCATGAACGATCTCTGGACGCCGATGCGCGAGGCCGGCGCGTCGGCGCGCGTGATGCTGATCGGGGCGGCGGCCGAGCGCTGGGACGTGCCGGTCCGCGAATGCCGCGCGGAACAGGGCTACGTGCTGCATCCGCGGGGACATAAGGCGACGTTCGGCGAGTTGTCGTCGGTGGCCTCGGGCCAGCCGCTGCCGCGCAGCGTCGTCCTGAAGCAGCCCGCCGACTTCAAGCTGATCGGCCAGCCCGTACGGCGCATCGAAGCCGCGTCGAAAATCGACGGCGCGGCGCGCTTCGGCATCGACGTGCTGCCGAACGGCCTGGTCTATGCGAGCGTCGTGATGTGCCCGACGCTCGGCGGCACGGTCGCGCATTTCGACGCGACGCCTGCGCAAAAAATGCCGGGCTTCATCAAGGCGCTCGCCGTGCGGCCGTATGCGGGCGGCACCGGCGGCGTAGCCGTGATCGCGGACAATGCGTTTCACGCGATGAACGCGGTCGAGGCGATCAACGTGAGCTGGCATCACGGCGAGGCCGCGAAGCTGTCGAGCACGGAAGTGGATCGCCACCTCGTCGACGCGCTCGACCATACGGACGGTCACGTGTATTACGACATCGGCAACGTCGACAACGCGATGAGTCGCGCGGCGCGCAAGATCGAAGCGGTCTATCACGCGCCCTACCTCGCGCATGGCGCGGTCGAGCCGCTGAACTGCACGGTGCAGGTCGCCGACGGCGCGGCGACCGTCTGGGTATCGACGCAAATGCCGCGGCTCGCGCGGCACCATGCGGCGAAAGTGCTCGACCTCGACGTCGATCTCGTCGATGTGCAGACGCAGTTGTTGGGCGGCGCGTTCGGCCGGCGCCTCGAACTCGATTTCGTCGCGCAGGCCGCGGCGATCGCGCGCGAGGCCGATGGCCGTCCGGTGCAGACCATCTGGTCGCGCCAGCAGGATTTCACGCACGACTTCTACCGGCCCGCGTGCGCGGCATGGCTGCAGGCCGGCTTCGACGAACAGGGCAAGCTGGTCGCGTGGCACGCGAAGTCGGCGGGCCAGGCGATCGTGCCGGATGCGCTCGCGCGCTACTACGGCATGCCCCGCATTCCGATCGACAAGACCACCTGCGAAGGCGCGTTCGATCAACCGTACGAGTGGCCGGCCGCGCGCGTGTCGCACAAGATCGTCGAATTGCCGGTGCCGATCGGCTTCTGGCGCTCCGTCGGCCACTCGCATCAGGCCTTCTTCACCGAGAGCTTCACCGACGAAGCCGCCGCCGCGGCCGGCCAGGACCCGATCGCATTTCGCGCGATGCTGCTCGCCCAGCATCCGCGTCATCTGGCGGTTTTGGAGCGTGTCGAGAAGTTATCGGACTGGGGACGTCCGCTCAAACCCGCCGCCGATGGCGCGCGCTGCGCCCGTGGCGTCGCGTTGCACGAGGCATTCGGCAGCGTCGTTGCGCAGGTCGCGGAGGTGTCGATCGGGGCGAACCGGCAGATTCGCGTGCATCGCGTGGTGTGCGTGATCGATTGCGGCTTACCGGTGAACCCGAACCTGATCCGTCAGCAGATGGAAGGCGGCATCGTGTTTGGGCTGTCGAGCGCGTTGCAAAACGAGATCACGATCGTCAACGGCCAGGTGCAGCAGAAGAACTTCGTGGACTTTCCGGTCGTGCGGATGAATGTGTGCCCGGCGATCGAAGTCGACATCATGCCGAGCCAACTGCATCCGCAAGGTGTCGGCGAGCCGGGCGTGCCGCCGATCGCGCCGGCGGTGGGCAATGCGGTGTTCGCGCTGACGGGGCAGCGTTTGCGGGCGCTGCCGTTGCGGCTTGCATGA
- a CDS encoding (2Fe-2S)-binding protein, which translates to MALLNINGRRVLVNADPDMPLLWVLRCDLGMTGTKFGCGVGICGACTINLDDAACLACQTPMSSLHTQKITTIEGLQGREAQALKTAWLELDVVQCGYCQSAQLMAACALLKHKPDPTDADIDEAMTPVVCRCGTYPRVRAAIHQAAAKARKS; encoded by the coding sequence ATGGCGCTACTGAACATCAACGGACGCAGGGTGCTGGTCAATGCCGACCCGGACATGCCGCTGCTATGGGTACTGCGCTGCGATCTCGGCATGACAGGCACCAAGTTCGGCTGCGGCGTGGGCATCTGCGGCGCATGCACGATCAATCTCGATGATGCCGCGTGCCTCGCTTGCCAGACGCCGATGTCGAGCCTGCATACGCAGAAGATCACGACGATCGAGGGTTTGCAGGGACGCGAGGCGCAGGCGCTGAAGACCGCGTGGCTCGAACTCGATGTGGTGCAGTGCGGTTATTGCCAGAGCGCGCAATTGATGGCGGCTTGCGCGTTGCTGAAGCACAAGCCCGATCCGACCGATGCCGACATCGACGAGGCGATGACGCCGGTGGTGTGCCGTTGCGGCACGTATCCGCGGGTGCGGGCGGCGATACATCAGGCGGCGGCGAAGGCGCGCAAGAGCTGA